A region of the Candidatus Nanosynbacter lyticus genome:
GACTTGTTTTAAATCCTTATGTGGCATCAATAACACTTCTGCTGAAAATATAATAATAGCAACGTCTTGATCATTTTTTAGATATGGCAGTTCTAGGCGAATAATTTCATAAACCCGTCGACGTATTCTGTTCCGCCGCACTGCTGATTTTAAAACCTTTTTACTCACAACTACCGCGAATCTACTATGACTGCGGTATAGGTTTTTCACATATTTTACAGTAGCTATAGAAGAACGAGCCGCTTGTCCATTTTTATAGACAAATTTCAGACTACCATGACCGTGAAAACGATTACATTGTTGTAACATATTTTACAATTATATCAAAAAATCCCGCCTACATCGACGGGATTTTTTATTCGCTAGATTAAATAGCAATTTTAGCACGACCCTTCAAACGGCGTCGCTTCAAGACCATCCTACCGGCCTTAGTAGAAACTCGCGCTCTAAAACCGTGCGTCCTTGCACGATGTCGAGTGTGTGGTTGAAATGTTCGCTTTG
Encoded here:
- the rnpA gene encoding ribonuclease P protein component; amino-acid sequence: MLQQCNRFHGHGSLKFVYKNGQAARSSIATVKYVKNLYRSHSRFAVVVSKKVLKSAVRRNRIRRRVYEIIRLELPYLKNDQDVAIIIFSAEVLLMPHKDLKQVIKNILSQAKLYK
- the rpmH gene encoding 50S ribosomal protein L34, whose amino-acid sequence is MPKRTFQPHTRHRARTHGFRARVSTKAGRMVLKRRRLKGRAKIAI